The following proteins are encoded in a genomic region of Rattus rattus isolate New Zealand chromosome 2, Rrattus_CSIRO_v1, whole genome shotgun sequence:
- the LOC116893668 gene encoding DNA-directed RNA polymerases I, II, and III subunit RPABC4-like, whose amino-acid sequence MDTQKDVQPPKQQPMIYICGGCHSENEIKSRDPIRCTECGYRIMYKKRTKRLVVFDARWNRGVEERLHTFASLMFLFNV is encoded by the coding sequence ATGGACACCCAGAAAGATGTTCAACCACCAAAGCAGCAGCCAATGATATATATTTGTGGAGGGTGTCACTccgaaaatgaaataaaatccaggGATCCAATCAGATGCACAGAATGTGGATACAGAATAATGTACAAGAAAAGGACTAAGAGATTGGTGGTTTTTGATGCTCGATGGAACAGGGGAGTTGAGGAACGTCTTCATACATTTGCCTCGTTGATGTTTCTCTTTAATGTATAG